ACCTCGGGCGAGTGGAGCAGCGCGGCAATCAGTTCCATCTTCATCCGCTCGCCGAGCGATAGCTCGCGCACCGGTCGGCCGAGCAACTTGCTGACATCGAGCAGATCAACCAGTTCGTCCTTCGTTTGCTTGAACGCGACCGGATCGATGCGGTAGATCTTTTGGTGCAGCTGAAACGACTCTTGCGCGGGCAGATCCCACCAGAGCTGATTCTTCTGCCCCATCACCAGGGCGAAGCGGCGGCGATAGTCGTTATCGCGTTCCCACGGCACGTAGCCGAGCACCTTCGCTTCGCCAGAAGTTGGCGTGATCACGCCGGAAAGCAGCTTAAGCGTCGTCGTCTTGCCGGCGCCGTTCGGGCCGAGGAAGGCGACGAATTCGCCCTTCTCGACGTCGAGGTCGATCCCTTTGACGGCGTGGACTTCGCGGTACTCGCGGTGAAGCAGCCCGCGGAAGGAGGCGAGCAGCCCCTCCTTCTTTTGATAAACGCGATAGGACTTGCGCAGTCCGCGGATCTCGATGACGCTCATAGGGAGGTGATTATAGGCGCCGTCTGGCGGGGCGGCAAACGCCTGCGAGGCAGGTGGTCAATGCGTGCGCGACGGCTCATAATGGCCGGTTGGTCGCAGCGTCGTCACGCGCGACGCCCTCCCCTCCCCTGCTTGACTCCGATG
This sequence is a window from Lacipirellula parvula. Protein-coding genes within it:
- a CDS encoding ABC transporter ATP-binding protein; translated protein: MSVIEIRGLRKSYRVYQKKEGLLASFRGLLHREYREVHAVKGIDLDVEKGEFVAFLGPNGAGKTTTLKLLSGVITPTSGEAKVLGYVPWERDNDYRRRFALVMGQKNQLWWDLPAQESFQLHQKIYRIDPVAFKQTKDELVDLLDVSKLLGRPVRELSLGERMKMELIAALLHSPEVLFLDEPTIGLDVVAQHNIQKFLKHYQQVRGITILLTSHYMKDIAALCKRVVIIAGGEIVHDGSLEGVIDRFSDYKILTVDFADDRMPSDLARFGEIREIAPPRAKIEVDRNQIASVLTNVLANYSILDVSVEDPPLEEVIASLFALSEKKDGDSSDANIAAAAANVAAAGNR